From a region of the Castor canadensis chromosome 7, mCasCan1.hap1v2, whole genome shotgun sequence genome:
- the LOC109678734 gene encoding cleavage and polyadenylation specificity factor subunit 5-like codes for MSVVPPNRSQTDWPHGVNQFGNKHIQQTKPLTLERTINLYPLTNHTLDTKEPLCEKDSSVAARFQRMREEFDKIGMRRTVEGVLIVHEHQLPHVLLLQLGTTFFKLPGGELNPGEDEVEGLKRLMTEILGRQDGVLQDWVIDDCIGNWWRPNFEPPQYPYIPAYITKPKEHKKLFLVQLQEKALFAVPKNYKLVAAPLFELYDNAPGYGPIISSLPQLLSRFNFIYN; via the exons ATGTCTGTAGTACCGCCCAATCGCTCGCAGACGGACTGGCCCCATGGGGTCAACCAGTTCGGCAACAAGCACATTCAGCAGACCAAGCCCCTCACCCTGGAGCGCACCATCAACCTGTATCCTCTTACCAATCATACTTTGGATACAAAAGAGCCCCTCTGTGAGAAGGACAGCTCTGTTGCAGCCAGATTTCAGCGCATGAGGGAGGAATTTGATAAAATTGGAATGAGGAGGACTGTAGAAGGGGTTCTGATTGTACATGAGCACCAACTACCCCATGTTTTACTGCTACAGCTGGGAACAACTTTCTTCAAATTACCTGGTGGTGAACTTAACCCAGGAGAAGATGAAGTTGAAGGAC taaagcgcttaATGACAGAGATCCTGGGTCGTCAAGATGGAGTTCTGCAAGACTGGGTCATTGATGACTGCATTGGTAACTGGTGGAGACCAAATTTTGAACCTCCTCAGTATCCATATATTCCTGCATATATTACAAAACCTAAGGAACATAAGAAGTTGTTTTTGGTTCAGCTTCAAGAGAAAGCTTTGTTTGCAGTTCCTAAAAATTACAAGCTGGTAGCTGCACCACTGTTTGAATTGTACGACAATGCACCAGGATATGGACCCATCATTTCTAGTCTCCCTCAGCTGTTGAGCAggttcaattttatatataactGA